TGCACACGCCTGCAAGTGTGCACAGCAGAGAAGGCAAATGTGGAGGCAGTCAGCGAGGTTAAGCACTTCCACAAGCACGAGCACGGCTTACCGACTTGTTTTCCTGAATATATACCACTCGCAAGTGGCATTTACAGCAAGTGGCGTTTACCACATGCAACCAGCTTTTCTCTCCTAAGCGGCATATTCTGCTCGTGCTTGTTTGCCAGCTGTAGATATCAAGCCAGCGAGTAATGAACACATCACGTAAGTTCACAATACCTTCGGTCAAATATATTATTTACTTCATGTATCGAACTATTCTCATCACGCGAACTAGCTGATTAAAACCAGGCTTGACCATACTTTATTGTAACACACAAATATTCCCTAACTGTTTTTGTCCATTATTTCGTCTCGTCCCTGCCCCAATACACCACGCTGTATCGTTCAAATTGTTAGCAAGAGCAAACATGCCTCATGAGCCAtgcctgcaaaaaaaaacaaaggaggACAAAGAAAGAGTGTCATACCCGAACAAAGGCAGCTGTCTTGCGGGTGTGATGGCCCTTGACCACCTGACGAGTGCGCATAGCCAGCAGGTTCACATCCTGCATAATCCAAATCGATTCAATGctggcttttacgtgccaaagccacaatcCAATAAAAAGGCATGACATAGTGGGAGTTCCAgaatgattttgaccacctggggttctttatcgtgcacctaaatctaagtacacgagtgtttttggaTTTCATCCCCcatgaaatgcggctgccatggcctTGGATTGAACCCGTGACCCCGAGCTTAGCAGCATGACACCATAGCCTTAGTACTAAGCTAACGTGGTAGGTGCATAAAGTGAGTGGCGGGATGCGATAAAAGTGCTGTCACATGCATGCAAACCTTTCTATACAAGGTCAGAGGTCGACACATCTATACACGAAAGACACAAAATACTGCAGCCTCTTCTCCGTAGGGTACCATTCGGAAACAATCAGTAATCATGACCTTAGTCTAACGCCGTGACAAAGCACACCCGACACAAACGTGCATATGGTCATGCACCCGTACACTGGTCATTGTACAAATGGAGACAAAGCACTAGATGGGCATGCTGGGGCTTGTCTCTTGTGCATGGTTTCATCACAAGAGCCCCATCTACATTTTTTCATGTCGTAACACATGTGCTTGCACGCACTGTTTGCAAAAATGACTACGCCACCATTAGTTGGGCCAACTGCCTCGCAAGAAAGCTAACTCATGAAAAGGGTGTATTCTACAATGAAGGAGACATTGTCTAATCGGACTGTTTATGACGCAAAGTGGTGTACATTCCTGAATATTCACGAGCGCTGGCAATTACTCAGGAATGTATGATTATATGCATATAAACAGAGGACAGATTTGACTTGCAAATTAGATTCAACAACCATGCTCGCAACTATCACTGCAATTGGAGCGTCGTTTGCCTCctggggcacaagttcgcccaatgaAGAGTTAGATTGTTAACTCGCACACTTTATTCAGTATCTTGGGTTTTTCAGCACCACTACTATGTGACAATGTCGTCAGATTTTTGGTCAATGCCACACGCCATTTTCCAGAAGGCAGTGAGACTCAAGTTGAATTTCTCTAAGGTGAGAACAACAAGCACCTGCACCAGTTGCACGAGCACGGGGTCGAGCGCGCTGAACGCGGCACGGGCGTCCACGTAGAAGGCCAGCTGCTGCTCGAAGTCGCGCCCGAAGCCGACCCGCTGCAGGAAGCCGCACAGCAGCTGTCCGATGTGACGACGCTCGTCCTCCAGGGCGAGCGCGTTGAGAGAGGCGTGCAGGGCTTGCCCGACGTGCATCAGCGCGTGCAGCACCACGGGGTCGCGGGTGGGCTCCCGCTGCTGGGTGAGAAAGGCGGCCATGACGGCCTTGCAACCCCGGACCCGGGCGTCTCCTTCGCGAGGCAGCAGGTCCAGCAGGGGCAGGAAGTGCTCCATGGCGCAGAGCCGGCCGAAGTCGGTGACATGCTGCAGCAGCCGCTCAACGATCCGTGCCAGCTGCTGAGGGTGCTGCTCGTACGCTCGGTCGGGCACCAGGTGACGCACCAGGGCACCCAGCAGGATGTCCACCTCGCGCACCTGCGTGCACGGCGGGGTGTTGACTGTCAGAAGGAGCTCACAAGTATAGGGGCGATATTCTCAGTCATTCACTTTCGGTGATCCAGTCACTTTCGCGAGATAAGGACCAGACATCTCGCCTATATGTGTCAACACAACCCATGCTCGTCATGCTTGGTTATATCGAGGATTTCGTTAtgttgaagttcgttatatcaaggtttaactgcaACTGTTTCCCTCCGTCATACTTGTGACTGACCACAAAGAGTGCCCGAGAACACGTGCCCGAGAACACGAAGGACAAGCAAGGAGACCAAGACAGTTACAAGGCACCTTGTCACCACAAGGCACCCAGTCAGGCAGTCGTGAGATTTCATAACATTTAActcttcattatattgaggtcaACATGAAGTTATGAAAAGTTGCATGCTGCGTTACATTGAGGATTTCATTATACTGGAGTGTGTTATATCGAGATTTAACTGTATTCCCATCTACTCTTTGATTTGATTGTGCTTAAAAGTGCCAAGAGTCACCCAAGCTTTTCTAAGCTGAGTGGTCAATGAGAGTGCCAAGTAACCAACTAAATAGAATTTCAAAAGAGTGTGTGCTCTCACCGTGAAGTGCTTGCAGGGGAACTCGATCCACACCTCGACGCAGCTCAGATAGTCCTGCAATGAAACACCACTGCTGTAAACACACAGCAGCAATAGAAGCACATATGGGTGCCCATTCAAGGAGCCAGGTCACCTCATTGCAGTTGCAATAAACACTCCTAAGTTACTGTCAGTTTCTCAATTACTGTGCCACGAATGACCTTCGTTTGTTGCCTTCCATGCCCACCAGGAGGCATAGTCTGGACTTAGCTCCCTCCGTTGGCCTGTACAGACAATTTATACGGGTGTGGCAAAACCTCCAAGATCACAGCACAGAATTTGCTACAATAAAAGCCTATGCGAACATTTGTGGTGCCACCTTTGCTGATGACTCAAGGAAACTAAATCACGCTTGGAAGGAGCTATTTTTAAATGTGAtgccctattgaaaaaaaaataaaaatgtgttgcATTATATAATGGAATGTAGGTAATCATTGTCCAGTCTCAAAGTACTCTGCGAGTAATGACAAGCTTGATTCCTGGACTCAAGGCAGGGTTTCAGGAACACATTTAACACTATGAAGCTTAGTACATACATTGGAGGGCACCACTTTGTCAATTTATATATCCTGTAGTGGGCATCTATTTTTTATGGCAGAACTTGTTTTCAGCACTAGTTTTACCCGACGTATTCTATGGCACGACGTCACCACCTGCATCTATTGGCATCACCGACTATACACAATTCGGCTTCAAACAAAGACGGACACCATCGTTTCTGCCACCTGTTCGCTCATCTCGTCGGAACACGTTTGTCAGCCCGCACCTTATTGACTGCACACGTCTTCTTACGCCATGACGCAGTCGGCGCTACGTTATACAACTGCCCTACAACGGCCCCGTCAAATTCCTAAGCCACACACAGAAGCACACAGAAACACTGCCACTGATGCCTTCCAACCTGTGCCTCGGCATCGTAGAGTCCACTTCACCTGCGAAGAAGCCTACATTTTCTCTGCCGTCACAACCCAACTTCCTCATTAGGAGGCGGGCACCTATTTCCTAGGCGCAGCGGCTTCAGTGACAAAGACAACGAAGACAGCGCGCACACTTAGTGTGTGCTATTCTCTTGATTGCCATGTTTGGCAGTGATAGTCCACGATTTACGAGTAACTGGAGTTTTCGTGTACCGATGTACAGGTGCGGCCACGGCTAGAGGGAACACTGGAGGCACCTGTGGCATCACTCCGCGGAGTGCACCACCACTGGTGCCTCATGAAGTCTTCCGGAGCAGGCGCAATCAAAGCGATTGCCGAAAACCCCGGCAAGTCGTCTGCTATGATGAGTCGTCTGGCAAGACTTCCCGAGGCGCCAATcgtggcgctccgcggagcgctgCCATGGGCTCCCGTGTTCCCGCTAGCAGTGGCCGCGCCTGTACATAATCCGAATGTTCCAACTATGCATTGTGATTGAGTGTATCGCTCCATTTCCTACAATCAGTCTATCTGTATGTCTAGCTAGCTAGCTAATCTAAACTAGCCATCTTTGGAGGAAGGAAAGTTCCGTATGGGTGTCAGTACAGGCCCTACAACAGGCTCTGTCACGTACACAGTGGCGTCCAAACTTTTGACAGGGACAGTACACGTAAGCTGGTCCACATCAATAACCAAGTGAAGATGGCAGACAGTGACGAGGGTGAAAGTTCTATAATACCTCGACACAGGCCTGGCAGCAGTAGGTTGAGTCAAGCATACAATGGCTTCGAAACTTATGACAAAAGCTGTGCACGCGCAGTTGGTTTTCTGTCGGTAATGGAATTACGATGGGGCAGTGCAGCACAGGCCAGTGCCTGCACTGAGACTCACGGCAGGGCTGCGCAGCTTGGCGATGGCCTTCCATGCCTGGTTGAGCACTTGTACGCGCTGGTCCTCGGGTGGGTCGGCCAACACTAGGCACAGCCCCAGCGTGCGCAGCAGCACATGCTGGCAAACATGAAAAGAGGGCACAATTAGAGGCCAAACGGGACAAAATTCCACACTGGCTGAATTGGTTACAAATGAGTACTATACACTATTCAAGCAATCCTGATAAAGCTGCAGGCATGGTAAATTTTCTTATCggcagcctttaaatagcacctaGGCAGATGACGCAAGCACCTAGTGGTCAGCACTCCATGAGCAGCTGCGGGTGCCATTTAAGGACAGGTTATACTCGAACGTAATACATGCGCACATCAGAATCAGTGACATCACCGCTGGTGAACAACCGACACCTATACTCCAGCGACACGACGCAGCTGGCGGAGCTGGTACCGTCAGGCAAGGTCTAAGGTCGCTGACATGTGGATAGCTCCTCTCTTATTTTGCATTCAGCTGCGCTAATCCTGACCTGCTGCTGTGCTACTGACAAATCGCAGCAGGTCTGGATATTTCATCACAGATCGCTTCTAAATAacctagcttttttttttgtaattcttccTGAATGTCATAGACACAACATGCGAGCACCCAGTCACAGTTCGAGCAAAGCCAAGCTGCTGTTAATTGTTTATCTACAGATATGCATGTCCAGCTGACATGCTTTGGTCGTCACCTTGCTGGCACACGCAGACGCTCTTGAGCACTGCGCGGGTAATCCTACTTTGGCAGGAGCATGCAGGATGCATGGACATGTAGAACAGGCCTCAACACACTTCTACGGGCAATGAGAAtattcctctctctttctcataAAAGCACAGCAGTCCGCACACACACACCTTGGGGAACGAGGCATCGTCGCAGTCCCTCATGAGGCTGACGAACTCGAGGGCCCGATTGGCCACAAACTCGGGCCGGAAGGCGGTCATGATGGAGTTGAGCAGCAGGGCACTGTTGCACTGCGCCTTGCAGCGTGCCAGCACCTGGTCCAGCAGGTCCTCGGAGGCCCCGTGGGCAACGCACTGCAGGATCCAGTCCAGCGCTGGGCAGTACAGGGTCAGGTAGGTGGAGAGGTCCAGCTTCTGCTGCCTCAGCAGCTGCTGCACCACTGGGCGCTCCAGCTGCACAGGGAAGCAGAAGGAAGCAGTGTCATGCATCTGGTGCTGCAGAGAGCGAAACAGCTGGACAAGGCACACGATGGAGTAACGACCCATTTGATGGGATGCCCGAAGAAATGTGCCTGACGGCGAAGCTTGGGGAATACGACAGGCCTCACCACAGCTCCTGAAACTGGTCCTATCAGAGCTGTACATCCCATCGGGGTACAGGTTGGTGGATGAGAGCAAATGAACTGTTTGTTTGTattcaaaaacttttttttttttttgagaagtcCGCTTTCTCAAGCATGTGTTAGAGCTGTTAGCAgagtttttacagcgtaaggtgTTACTGGCTCATTCCAAAAGCCGTTTCGGTTTGCGATGATGCCGCTTCACACTATGCCTCAGTGAAGTATGTGCATCTGGAAAACTGCTTCTCAACCTCTCACCTGAGGATATGTGAGAAGGAACTGCCAGAAATTCTCGAGGACGTGCTCGTGGACCTCTGGGGCGACAGACATGCCAACCTGAGCAGGACAATAAGCAGCACTCAGTAGTGTCCAGCTAAAGCCAGAGACAAAGCCGCAGACGAGGCAACCTACCCTGCAGAGATAGCACCGCGCGTAAGCGGCTACCAAGGGATCACCAATGCCACAGATTGTGCCCGTCAGCCGAAGCAGCACCCCTGAGTATTCCCtggaacacaaacacacacaaaaaaaagaaagccatagTACTTACTGCAAGAACCTCTTACAGTtaattctcgatataacaaagactgtaaaatcggcaatttgcttcattacagtgaaatttcgttatattaaAATTATATCTCTTATTGGGAATAAATACAgccaacaataaatttttcttaCACAAAAGGCGCTGCAATATTTTTCAAATTATTGGGCAATCAGAAAAAGCGagtttgaatgagaaaaaaacaaagaaaaaaacataattttgttgAATTTCAGAGTCGCCGACAAGCTTACTCTAAGCGCACACCTTTCGATCGTGGGATACGATCGAAAGGTGTGCACACTTTATTAAAAATAGTTTAGCTTAAGATGCAGCGCATTAGCAGCAGCAAATAGCAAACTTGGAACTGCAGAGACTGAAAAGCAGCCCATCGTTTTTAGATCCCGGCAACTTTCTTCAGCGGCGTGGCTGTTGCTAATTTCGGCTGCTTCAGGAACTTCTGTTCCTGAAgcaagtacagtcaaacctcaatataacgaagttgtacttgtatcgaaaaacttcattatattgagaatATCGTTACATCAAAGTTtcattaattcaatagaactaagctGGGGAAATAAATATAGTTCGTTACATcgtgaatttcgttaaatcgaggttctttatatcgaggtttgactgtacctcTCTGGCGCCCTTTCGCCATCTTAATTATACCAAATAGAGATTTGGAGACTGACAAGCAAAATGTTCTAGTGAGAAGAATGCATTTTTCATAAAACTTGACACAACATCATTTGTAAAACCAGAAACGAGCCTAAGTTGGTACAGTTTATAGAAATTTGGTGGAGTTTACAGGCATGGAAAACCCAATCAAGcactctgccttttttttttaattttttccccCCATCACGGTGTGTGTCATGTTCTGCACCGATGTACCTCTAAGGTTTGTAGCACCGAGGCACATGGGTACACTTGAAAGCTCTACAGTGCCCGTGTGACCTAAATAAGGAGCTAGACCGAGTAGGGCTTGCATAGAAAGTTTGGGCTGGTTGCTGGAACACAACTTCTACAAGATAGACCAAAGGCAGGACACAGTCAACAGTGCACAGACTAAAAAAAGTGATGGTTAATCTTATGACAAAATAACTATAACATGGAAGTGCAAAGTCAAGAAAACGGGGCTATAACTGTTGTGTTGCAGAACGATGAAACAGCGAACAGACAGCGAAGGTATAGCAGAAAGAACTGACAGAAAGAAGTTACAGAACAATTAGCCTTAGCTTCAAAGCTGTTTTTTAAAAAAGAACCCTATGCAACTTCAAATTATGAATACTCCACTTATTTCACTCATCTTCTGAGCATACTCCAAACCAAATTAACGAAAAAGCAGCTTTACCTTAATCCAGATGGCTGAGAAAATTACTAGGTACACAACACCGACTCCAAAACATACAAATCGGACACAGGAGTACATGAACTGCATCAGCAGTGAAAGGTTAGGCCACCAGTGACGAGGCACTGAAGCATAAGAACTTGAGTGCCAAAACGACAATTTTATTACATCTCCTCCCCCCTTGTTCACTGCGctggtttttacagcgaagttgtttacaGCTAGGCTTCGGTGcattttttgtgtgcgtgtgcaaaaatgtggtccaatcctggtgatagtgcagaaagggtccaagcacaatggcacataccattgTGGACGAGTgctgggctccgggacctgtaacgtgcccttgaactacccttgtcacacctggcaCCCAAAGAGGTCCCAAGAACAAGGGTAACAACAGATACGATcagatcttagcccaaaaggccaacccacgtcggccatgtctacgttcgcactgccctctctttgtcggcattccaaccgcttgcgtgcttAGTTTCCTGCCACTCTCCCGGGGTGGCAGCACTGTAGCACGATGTATATAAGAGaaggtgccgttctccattttgaatttcacttttcttctctcatcgtaatggggaggccaggCTGcatgtagtgcgcactcccggcgacaattgcattctcgtctctgtccCTGCTGTCGCTCTTCATAGGTGCGCTGCTCCTCAGGAGTTTGGACTATAtgcctccccattctgtgtcactTCTGTGTCGTATgataaacagctttgctggtcatccaccttcacagagtggaatggctcatgatttttttctACGATAACACATTTTAGATGCCCACGTATCCTCACCTGGTAGCACCTGCACATACTCCTATGAATTCATGGCATTCAATGTAAAATAAGTAATTTACAATCACCAACAAAATCGGATATTTTGATTCGCAGCAAAGCGGCCTGCGTGCGGCAGAGCTGACCTGCGGGTGAGGAAGCTGCAGCAGCGAAGGATGGCCGTCTCAACATAGAAGCGAGGGATGAGCTCCCGCACCGAGGCTATCTTGAAAAACCAGTTGCGGCAGGTCTCCTTCGCCGACTCGGGCACCTGGTCCGGTGTGAAGTCCGCTGCACACGAGAGCCACTCTCCCGAATAAACGCACTGTCATGCACAGAAACAAAACTGCATGAAGCACACACCACACAAACCACTGTGTGGTTTTCTCAAACCGCACAGCTCTTCTTAAACAGGAGATGGATGGTATGATGTGGCATCCAATACAACGTGCAATAACGATTCGTAGTGCAGAAATAACACCGACGGACAGAAGAAAAGGGACGACAGACAAAGTGCTAGCCTGCAGCTCCTCTGTAGTCTTTTTCTTCAGTCCATCTGTTTTTCTGCACAATGAATTGACACAATGTCGAACCAACAATCTCAAGCAGCCACAAGACATGTGATGTGTTGGAATGATGGCCGCTCTGACTATAGGAATGCATTAGAAACTTGGAACATGCTAATGCGTGCAGAAAACTTGAACACAGTTGTTGCTTCATTTGGTCATACACGAAACCATGCGTGGATTGTGCCATGCATCCACCATTTTAGTTTCAATACTGTGCACATCGAGTGAAAGCCAGACACTTTCTCCGCATCTCTTAGGCTGTGCATGAAGAAAACTGCAAAAATTACGTTGGCACTAAGCTCCTCTGCACATATGCTTGCGCCACATAGAAAGTATATAAAACCTGTTCCACCCTGCGAGTCTCATGCTGTTTGTAACTTTGAATCAGCAAATGGCCACACCAGCATGTCACATCAGAAACGAAAGATACGATGTACAGGAAAAGGAGAAAGCTACACAAGTGGCCTAGCATAGCACTGTGCAGTACTACTAATATAGGCTGGTTAGTAAACCTCCGGTTTGTCTTCATCCCTTTACTGGCGACAGCTGTCATGTCGGAACCTTTCTGAATAATTGTAACTTTTTTGATGACCCAAATGAATGTTACCATGACAGCAGGGTTTCCACCGCTGCCCCATGGCGGGCAGGGGTGAAAATTCTGCTCACCACTCCGGTTTACCACCCCGGTTTACCACCCACCGCTTCGGTTGACTGGTCTAAATTCCTGATTCTTCTTATTTTCGCGATCCTCGGGTGTTCCTTCATCACTtggagaaatatatatatatatatatatatatatatattttttttttaagtgacgCAGAAGTTGAGAAAATCACATTTTTTCTGGTGCGCTGTCAACAAAAGACAGGTAGCAAATTGGGCGTTGGGTGGTGCCATCGCACCGCGGAGCACGCAATTTTCCATTGACGCTGTGCCGCCATTTTGGAACCATCGTAAAGAGGAGAGACCTGACCTTGAAATATCCATAGCACCATATTTCACGATGCAGAAGTAAAGCAAAAGAAGAATGGTcgtattggaaaaaaaaaaacagagagagagaggcttcGCTACACGCATGGCACAGTGGTTTTGATAATGTGAGCATTTACAAGTCAGCCTAGGTATCTGTACTAACATTACACTGCCAGCTCACTTGGTTTTCCTCAATTGAGTTTTTATACTCCTCTTCAAGAGCCACATCTGAGTGCAACTAACCAGGCAGTGGGACGGGCGCCTTGCTTCCAGGCTTGAGGTACTCAGCCTTGGAGTGGATCCGCTGGTACACCAACTGGCCTGCACATGAGGTATCAGCCCAAAGACAACATTTTTCATATCTTTCAATGTACTTTTGCTCCAAGAGAAAACAGCACTGCCTGGTGAGAGTGCAGTGCACACTTGTCAAAAGAACAAGAACATTGTGCTGCAATTTCAACCCTTGTCTGAACTCCCTGACCACTGTACATTTGTTGCAAAGTAAAGTTCGTCAAGTGTGCAGATAGCTTCCACTGATTCAACATCAGTTAATTCTACCTGCCTGCAGATTCAGCAGTGTTTGAAAGTCCGAAAAGGAGCCCACACGTGCTAAGCTCACCCCTCGATTTGAGCGCCAAGGAATTTAGACCAAGCACGTGTCATCAAGGTTGCACTAACAGAAGTCAAATGTACCATCATGCACCTGAAAATCTCAACTCGATGGCCTCAAATAATCAGGTGCGCACAGAATAGAAACCACTCATCATGGTGTTTCACCACCAGGGCTCACCAAAGTTGTCCAGGATGTCGGTGATCAAGACAAACTTGCTCGGGTAGAACTGCACCACCGACGTGTCCACCAGAAGTTTTGAGCACTGCATCAGTATGCACACGGGTCGCCATATCACAGTTTGCTTTTGAGAGCACAGTGGGTCTACATCATCGCCCACACGCGTTATAACGCACAATACAAAATACACGATGTGAAAATAGCATCTTGCACCAGCTCCCTGCTCCGTATCCCAGAACGAGTAACTATGCAAAAATCTCAACTTCAATATTTTCATGCTTTTGTGCTAAAAGCCCTCCTAACAATGTGATGGTTTGATGCCTAGGAGCTGCAAGAGACATGGCCTCATGTTCACAAACCTTCTCTCACATGGGTATCTTCTGCAAGCTGGCCATTGCAGTGGTGATTTTAACACTGCAACATTgtctgcttccccccccccccccccccccttttttttttctgtaaataaAGCTATTCCCATTCCTATCAAAGTTGTAGGCATGCAATC
This region of Dermacentor silvarum isolate Dsil-2018 chromosome 5, BIME_Dsil_1.4, whole genome shotgun sequence genomic DNA includes:
- the LOC119453155 gene encoding VPS35 endosomal protein-sorting factor-like, coding for MTITWESRVINYEAERRERRGILEEVSDHPLRSNVITEQRRPTPAERLRPSTTSWGGPDPLSISDGVDPLSAMASEQPDLDVPSSSATEEGHRQVVSPRFEPWENKKAAILAKYSTAEKLSIATSFLSGGEKVVVKTQSSVTDKVKNRLEQLDDFEEGSVREMLNLSQQEYTTRIEELHQALRQAWDQDQRVRALKIAIQCSKLLVDTSVVQFYPSKFVLITDILDNFGQLVYQRIHSKAEYLKPGSKAPVPLPADFTPDQVPESAKETCRNWFFKIASVRELIPRFYVETAILRCCSFLTRREYSGVLLRLTGTICGIGDPLVAAYARCYLCRVGMSVAPEVHEHVLENFWQFLLTYPQLERPVVQQLLRQQKLDLSTYLTLYCPALDWILQCVAHGASEDLLDQVLARCKAQCNSALLLNSIMTAFRPEFVANRALEFVSLMRDCDDASFPKHVLLRTLGLCLVLADPPEDQRVQVLNQAWKAIAKLRSPADYLSCVEVWIEFPCKHFTVREVDILLGALVRHLVPDRAYEQHPQQLARIVERLLQHVTDFGRLCAMEHFLPLLDLLPREGDARVRGCKAVMAAFLTQQREPTRDPVVLHALMHVGQALHASLNALALEDERRHIGQLLCGFLQRVGFGRDFEQQLAFYVDARAAFSALDPVLVQLVQDVNLLAMRTRQVVKGHHTRKTAAFVRACAAYCFITIPSLSSVQSRLELYLLSGQTAYLNQCLSQGDAFLQAAIELLPELPPFVEPEGGGSTAAQRTSTEPFLVSYASSLLSTLLVVPDHPDHEPVRLLRGLLQVLHERPASTWTSSGGDGRARIFLNALNLLVALGQEHYLYHLDKVDSNDALYGGDPKFRAQLEQLCTSVLDQLLAHLRALGESGHVERQARLALELLQRLVMGANLERRPLFSLAVSLWGLAHRNAALDHRASVRCLEFVKKRASRAGNKGPYAELATKLQIPSPV